Part of the Scrofimicrobium sp. R131 genome is shown below.
CAGTTCGGTGAGGAGCCGCTGGATTCCCTGGTGGATTCGGACGACTCGGACCTGTTCTGGGACTTCGAGGACAACCGGGTCGGCTACGGTCCGTTCGTCCGAGGCGGTTCCGGCGGACTCTCCGACGCGCGCCTGTCCAAGTCGATCCTGCACGATCCGTACACGCAGAAGGAATGGAAGAACACCCACACCCCGTACAACTCCGGTTCCCTGAACGGAATCGCGGTGGACGACGTGGTCTCGGGCACCCGCTCGCTGAAGTCTCACGAGGACTACAACGGGCTCAACTACCGGACCACTCCGGCCACGGTCGACTTCCTGGCCGGTCACCAGTACCGGGTCTCCTTCTCCTACCAGGCCACCCACTCGGACACCTACGAATGGGTCCTGGGGAAGGACGAGTTGGCTGACGGCTCGTCCACCATCTACCAGCGGATTCCGATCCAGCAGGCGCTCGACACCACCCGGTTCGAGCACGAGTTCGTGGCCGGCTGTGGTGATACCACCTTCGTGGGCCTGAACCGCGCCTTCGGTTTGTCCGGGGCCGACTTCGTGCTGGATGACTTCCTGGTCGAAGACCTGGGCGTGTCCTCCGATGCTCCTGCCTGCGGGTCCACCGAGGGCCGGGCTCCCGGCGACCTGACGATCGGCCACGCGAACGAGGTGACCACCTCCTTCACCAACTTGGAGAAGAAGACCGCCACCAACGTCGCCATGCAGCTGACCGACGTGCCGGAAGGCTGGAAGGTTGAAGTCAAGGAGCAGGGCGGAAACCTGTTCGATTCGGTGGCTCCGGGTGAGACCGTTGAGACCGTCTGGTTGGTGACCCCGATTGAGGCGGAGACCTACACGCTTGGATTCACCACCGATTACGCCGTTGACTGCATCGACCGGCACCTGACCGGTCAGTTCGGCGGCAAGCTCACCACTCGCGCGGCCATTCCGGCGCAGTCGATCAAGGCGACGGCTTCCTCCGAGCAGCCCGGGTCGGGTGGCGAAGGTCCGATTCACTACGCCCTGGATGGGGACACTTCCACCATCTGGCACACGAACTGGACCCCGTCCGCGCATCCGCACTACGCCACCTTCGAGTTCAATAACCCCACCCAGATTGATGGCTACGGGTACATGAACCGGCAAAGTGGCGGGGCCAACGGGCGGATCAAGGATTACGAGATCCAGGTCTCTGACAACGGCATGGACTGGACCACGGTTGCTTCCGGCCAGTGGCAGGAAAGCTCCCCGGACCTGCAGGTAGTGAACTTTGACGAGGTCACCACCAAGTATGTCCGGTTGGCATCCCTGTCGGCTTGGAACGGCCAGGGCTTCAGCTCAGCCGCAGAGCTGCGCGTCTTCGGCGTCCCGCAGGACGAGGTCAGCGGCTTCGAGCCGTCGGAGCGGCCTGCGACCGATCCCGACGCGTGCACTCCCGACGCACCGGAAGCACCCCTGGGACTGACCGTCGATGGAGTCACCTACGACTCGATCACCGTCTCCTGGGATCCGGTGGCGGACGCGGAAGAGTACGTGGTCACCTTCAATGGTCAGACCATCACGACCAGTGACACCACCGTGGTCCTGACGAACCTGACCGAATCGACCGAGTACCAGATCACCGTTCGGGCTTCGAACCAGTATGGCGAGTCGGAAGATTGCGATCCGGTGACGGCCACGACCACGGAAAAGCCCGTGGTTGAGCCCGAGGCGCCCGCTGCCCCGACCGGGGTGGTGGCCACCAAGGTGACCGCTTCCAGCATCGCGCTCAAGTGGGACCCGGTCGAGGAGGCAGCCAAGTACGTTGTCACCTACTCGGCCGGCGGGGCCCCGCAGAGCACCTTCACTGCGGAGACGTCCGATCCTTCGATCGTGCTGAGCAGCCTGAAGGCTGACACCGAGTACACGATCACCGTGCAGGCGGTCAACGAGGCCGGTCAATCTGACCCGTCCTCTGCACTGAAAGTACGGACGCTGAAGCAGGGCGAATCGCCGGTCACTCCCCCCGCACCCGGGGAGGAAGACCTGCCGGTCACCGGCGGGGCCATCGCTGGCCTCGTGGTGCTGGCCGCGGCCCTGATTGGAGCAGGAACCCTGTTCTATCGGCGCCGGCGGATCGGGTAACCGATTAGTTAGGTAGCTGGGTGGCCCCGGAAGTGATTCCGGGGCCACCTTCGCGTTTGCTCAGCTTAAAGTCCCAGCTGGAGCCGGTGTTATGATCGTAATTATTCAACGACGAACGGGGGGCCATGGATATCCGGGACAGATACCTTCCTCCCTCACTCCGTCGCCGTCAAATCCTTGCCTTGGCCGAAGTGAATGGGTTTGTTCGAGTGACCGCGCTAGCTCATAGATTTGGAATATCCGAGGTGACGGTGCGGCTAGACCTGGATGCACTGGCAAATGAAGGACACCTCATCCGAATCCACGGCGGCGCGCTACCGGCAGGAGATCGCCGCGCAGAAGAGCGGACGTTTGAGCGAGCTAGCGCCGAAGCCCCTGAGGAAAAAGCCGCAATCGGGCTTGAGGCCGCCGGTTTAGTCAAGTCGAGTCAGATTGTCATGCTCGACGCAGGCTCAACAACAAACGCTGTCAGTCGGGCCCTGGTGGAAAAAACGGATGTTGATGACGTCCTGGTTGTGACCAATGCTCTCCCGATTGCAGTGGAGCTGGAGCTCTGTTTTCCTCGAATCACTGTGCTTATGACCGGGGGAACCCTCAGACCGAATCAGCATTCTCTGGTCAACCCATTTGGGGATCTCCTGTTCGGCGAGGTACGGGCTGACATCGCAA
Proteins encoded:
- a CDS encoding DeoR/GlpR family DNA-binding transcription regulator: MDIRDRYLPPSLRRRQILALAEVNGFVRVTALAHRFGISEVTVRLDLDALANEGHLIRIHGGALPAGDRRAEERTFERASAEAPEEKAAIGLEAAGLVKSSQIVMLDAGSTTNAVSRALVEKTDVDDVLVVTNALPIAVELELCFPRITVLMTGGTLRPNQHSLVNPFGDLLFGEVRADIAIVGCNGVTAEHGVTNMKMPEAEMKRAMLRAASRKILVADSTKIGTVSNTRIADIGDFDLLITTKLADAAEVARLRAGGLNVLQV